The following proteins are co-located in the Nilaparvata lugens isolate BPH chromosome 14, ASM1435652v1, whole genome shotgun sequence genome:
- the LOC120354207 gene encoding uncharacterized protein LOC120354207, whose translation MRGKCRERKMMRGRSRRRGSWCLGHDPEVGGGEEEESICSQTKKRAAVENKSSLVTLMKEVQRAEEDERREMDSVQLINQPAPKPWVPLRELKEDVPYPIISAREHTNKHGWRVILKIRNAGSKSTSKICFLH comes from the exons atgagaggaaaatGTAGGGAGAGGAAAATGATGAGAGGAAGAAGCAGGCGAAGAGGAAGTTGGTGTTTGGGGCACGACCCTGAGGTTGGCgggggagaggaggaggagtcaatctgctcacaaacaaag aaacgtgctgCAGTGGAGAACAAGTCATCACTTGTCACCCTGATGAAGGAAGTGCAGAGGGCAGAGGAGGATGAGAGGAGGGAGATGGACTCTGTTCAACTCATCAATCAGCCTGCACCCAAACCCTGGGTGCCACTGAGAGAGTTGAAAGAGGATGTACCCTACCCCATTATCAGCGCAAGGGAGCATACCAATAAACACGGTTGGcgtgtaattttaaaaataaggaatgcaggaagcaaatctacctcaaagatttgcttcctgcattag